tatttttagaattctTCATTGATACGACATGCTACTTTTTCCAGTCATTCCTTTCTGGATCAGTCGTGGTTTTACAAGCTCTACCGATAGTATCGACGAATCGATTGCTTCATAGAAATGTGTAAAAAAAAGAGTCGCTCTTAAAAGCCGAGTACTCTACCATTGAGTTAGCAACCCCactacaatttaaaaaataaggtggaTGTTTATACCCAAtcgcaataaaaaaaaataaaattacaaaattgaattgtctaaaaaactaaaaaaagataTACCACCTATTGAAATACTATGTTATAGTTatccattattattatatatataagactATATATATTCGTATATATAGATCTATGATTTtcgtatatatatattcgtGTTTACCTTTCAATTCACTTACTTATTAATTCAAAAAGTTTTTCTTGTTTGTATCGCAGAAAGAAAACCAATGAACCTACCATTTGATGAAGTAATAACGCCTATTTAAAGTAAGTAAGGTGATCAATTTATTCACGATcggattatatttatttgatacagTGTTGTCAATATtagtattgaaaaaaaatacaatcgAATTAATAAGATTGAAAATCTTATTAATTCGATTACGATTATTAGTATTATGTTAGAATTacttataagaaaaattatttcaatataaatatatctattttctaaaatgatattctaatctaaaaaaacgtatcaaattataaaaatatataaatcaataggaaaataaaaattgaatatagaTTCATTTAATGTAGAATAAATTTCATATAGAAATGGAGCAACCTCCCTATTATGTGAAATTCACATCGAAAAAGGCAATAGCCAGTTTCCCTTATAAATTGTAATCACTTTTTTCGTAAAATATCGTCTACTTACTATGCTTCTATTCCAATACGAAAGATAGAAATCTATTGAATAATTAAGTATCTTTGTATTCGGCTCAATCCTTCTTTTAGGAAAAGATTGTGCCGAGTTTAATTGCAATTAATCCAAAGTATCCATTGCTTCGTATTCAAATTTGATCTCCTTCCATACTTCGCAAGCAGCAGCTAATTCAGGACTCCATTTGCTAGCCTCACGGATAATTTCATTACCTTCACGAGCAAGATCACGTCCTTCATTTCGAGCCTTCACACATGCTTCAAGAGCTACTCGATTAGCTACAGCACCTGGTGCATTTCCCCAAGGGTGTCCTAAAGTTCCTCCGCCAAATTGAAGTACGGAATCATCTCCAAAGATTTCGGTCAGAGCAGGCATATGCCAAACGTGAATACCTCCCGAAGCAACAGGCAGAACACCTGGTAGAGAAACCCAATCCTGAGTGAAATAAATACCACGACTTCGATCTTTTTCAACAAAATCATCACGCAGTAAGTCAACAAAACCTAAAGTGATTTCTCTTTCCCCTTCAAGTTTACCTACTACGGTACCGGAGTGGACATGATCTCCACCAGACAAACGTAATGCTTTAGCTAATACACGAAAGTGCATACCATGATTCTTTTGTCTGTCGATAACTGCATGCATTGCACGATGTATATGAAGAAGTAGACCATTATCTCGGCAATAATGAGCCAAGCTAGTATTTGCAGTGAATCCCCCTGTtaaataatcatgcattatgATAGGAACACCTAATTCTCTGGCAAATATAGCTCTTTTCATCATTTCTTCGCATGTACCCGCAGTTGCATTCAAGTAATGCCCTTTGATTTCACCTGTTTCAGCCTGTGATTTATAAATCGCTTCAGCACAAAATAAGAAACGGTCTCTCCAACGCATAAATGGTTGGGAATTAACATTTTCATCATCTTTGGTAAAATCAAGTCCCCCACGAAGACATTCATAAACAGCTCTACCATAATTCTTAGCGGATAACCccaatttaggtttaatagtaCATCCTAATAGGGGACGACCATACTTGTTCAATTTATCTCTCTCAACTTGGATGCCATGAGGCGGACCTTGGAAAGTTTTAATATAAGCGGTTGGGATTCGCAAATCCTCCAGACGTAGAGCACGCAGTGCCTTGAACCCAAATACATTACCGACAATAGAAGTAAACATGTTAGTAACAGAACCTTCTTCAAAAAGGTCTAAGGGATAAGCTACGTAAGCAATATATTGATTTTCTTCCCCAGCAACAGGTTCGATGTGATAGCATCGTCCTTTGTAACGATCAAGACTGGTAAGCCCATCGGTCCACACAGTTGTCCATGTACCAGTAGAAGATTCGGCGGCTACCGCAGCACCTGCTTCTTCAGGTGGAACTCCAGGTTGAGGAGTTACTCGGAATGCTGCCAAGATATCAGTATCTTTGGTTTCATAGTCAGGAGTATAATAAGTCAATTTATAATCTTTAACACCAGCTTTGAACCCAACACTTGCTTTAGTCTCTGTTTGTGGTGACATAAATCCCTCCCTACAACTCATGAATTAAGAATTCTTGAAACAATAAGGTCTACTCGATATGACTTAGGAGTTAATGAAATCTTTTACAAAAACCAACTAATATTATCAATTAATCCCAAAGG
The Vigna angularis cultivar LongXiaoDou No.4 chromosome 5, ASM1680809v1, whole genome shotgun sequence genome window above contains:
- the LOC128196796 gene encoding ribulose bisphosphate carboxylase large chain, which encodes MSCREGFMSPQTETKASVGFKAGVKDYKLTYYTPDYETKDTDILAAFRVTPQPGVPPEEAGAAVAAESSTGTWTTVWTDGLTSLDRYKGRCYHIEPVAGEENQYIAYVAYPLDLFEEGSVTNMFTSIVGNVFGFKALRALRLEDLRIPTAYIKTFQGPPHGIQVERDKLNKYGRPLLGCTIKPKLGLSAKNYGRAVYECLRGGLDFTKDDENVNSQPFMRWRDRFLFCAEAIYKSQAETGEIKGHYLNATAGTCEEMMKRAIFARELGVPIIMHDYLTGGFTANTSLAHYCRDNGLLLHIHRAMHAVIDRQKNHGMHFRVLAKALRLSGGDHVHSGTVVGKLEGEREITLGFVDLLRDDFVEKDRSRGIYFTQDWVSLPGVLPVASGGIHVWHMPALTEIFGDDSVLQFGGGTLGHPWGNAPGAVANRVALEACVKARNEGRDLAREGNEIIREASKWSPELAAACEVWKEIKFEYEAMDTLD